The Victivallis sp. Marseille-Q1083 genome has a window encoding:
- the aroA gene encoding 3-phosphoshikimate 1-carboxyvinyltransferase — translation MKKSRLAGAIAVPGSKSHTIRAIAAALMAEGESIIRAPLVSADTLATLRAAGQLGAVVRRADGLWRITGCGGRFTPPQRTIDMENSGTGLRLLSALAATQSFPVAFDGDASLRSRPMGPLLAALAELGVAVESDDGRCPLRVRGPLRGGRASVEAVSSQFLSALLFAAPLALAPTALDLTLLNERPYVEITLKWLDRLGVRDRASADRMHYELPGNQKIGAFDVTIPADFSTAAFPLGAAALVGDGVDILNLDFQDVQGDKAVFDMFEAMGAKVERREKVTRVTAGRPLNALTLDLNATPDALPLLAVTAALTPGETRLVNVPQARLKETDRICCMCAELKKMGGEVEELPDGMIIRGGKLTGAALKSYGDHRIVMALAVAALAADGESVIDEAEAAAVTYPDFVADFQRLGADITVIKD, via the coding sequence GTGAAGAAATCCCGCCTGGCCGGCGCGATTGCGGTGCCGGGGTCCAAATCCCATACCATCCGGGCGATTGCCGCCGCCCTGATGGCGGAAGGCGAATCGATCATCCGCGCTCCGCTGGTTTCGGCCGACACGCTGGCGACATTGCGCGCCGCCGGGCAGTTGGGCGCCGTGGTCCGCCGCGCCGATGGACTCTGGCGCATCACCGGTTGCGGCGGGCGTTTTACGCCGCCGCAACGGACGATCGATATGGAGAATTCCGGTACCGGACTGCGTTTGCTGTCGGCTTTGGCGGCGACCCAGTCCTTTCCGGTGGCGTTCGACGGCGACGCTTCACTGCGCAGCCGGCCGATGGGGCCGCTGCTGGCCGCGCTGGCTGAATTGGGCGTCGCAGTCGAGAGCGATGACGGGCGGTGTCCGTTGCGGGTAAGGGGCCCGTTGCGGGGTGGCCGGGCCTCGGTGGAGGCGGTCAGTTCGCAATTTTTAAGCGCGCTGTTGTTTGCCGCTCCGCTGGCGCTCGCTCCGACGGCGTTGGACTTGACGCTGCTCAATGAGCGGCCGTATGTTGAAATCACCCTGAAATGGCTGGACCGGCTCGGTGTGCGGGATCGCGCTTCCGCCGACCGGATGCATTACGAGTTGCCGGGCAATCAGAAGATCGGTGCGTTCGATGTCACCATCCCGGCCGATTTTTCGACGGCGGCTTTTCCGCTCGGCGCGGCGGCATTGGTCGGCGACGGCGTCGACATTCTGAATCTGGATTTTCAGGATGTCCAGGGGGATAAAGCGGTTTTCGACATGTTTGAAGCGATGGGAGCGAAGGTCGAACGCCGGGAGAAGGTCACCCGGGTGACGGCGGGCCGGCCGTTGAACGCGTTGACGCTGGATTTGAATGCGACTCCGGATGCGTTGCCGCTGCTGGCGGTGACGGCGGCATTGACGCCGGGAGAAACCCGGCTGGTCAATGTCCCGCAGGCGCGTCTTAAGGAGACCGACCGGATTTGCTGTATGTGCGCCGAGCTGAAAAAAATGGGCGGCGAGGTCGAGGAACTGCCGGACGGAATGATCATTCGCGGCGGCAAACTGACCGGAGCGGCGTTGAAGAGCTATGGCGACCACCGCATCGTCATGGCCCTGGCGGTTGCCGCGCTGGCGGCGGACGGGGAGAGCGTTATCGATGAGGCGGAGGCCGCGGCGGTCACTTATCCGGATTTCGTCGCGGATTTCCAGCGTCTTGGCGCGGACATCACCGTCATAAAGGATTGA
- a CDS encoding lysophospholipid acyltransferase family protein: MAEKNMATAKRQKSAFRIWVEYIPVWLLYQFVHLLPLKVAYRLIRGIFGVMFYFDRKHRVRTVQHLMHAGVAPDERSARRMAKRVYKNFGMLFAEIVKMDQLFSVDKIRMVGDPESIRRLTAGPVEQRQNVIITTGHYGNWEVAGTAFAAFTGLPMTSLMRPFGNPLIGELILHGRRSKIHELVDKSGGIRPVLRALKAHRTVALLVDQHASRGEGVETVFFGQPCRTHTSPALLHLKTGIPILPQLTRRCGDNFEFELVVGKMIEYQPTGDREHDVRVIAQQYTSAFEEMVRQDPEQWMWAHRRWLNINRKSTASAAVENADSAVVK, from the coding sequence ATGGCTGAAAAAAATATGGCGACTGCCAAACGGCAGAAAAGCGCCTTTCGCATCTGGGTGGAATATATACCGGTCTGGCTTCTGTATCAATTCGTCCATCTGTTGCCGCTCAAGGTTGCCTACCGGCTGATTCGCGGCATCTTCGGCGTGATGTTTTATTTCGACAGGAAGCACCGGGTGCGGACTGTTCAGCACCTGATGCATGCCGGCGTGGCGCCCGATGAACGCTCGGCCCGGCGGATGGCGAAGCGGGTCTACAAGAATTTCGGCATGCTGTTTGCCGAAATTGTCAAAATGGATCAGTTATTTTCCGTCGATAAAATCCGGATGGTCGGCGACCCCGAATCGATTCGGCGCTTGACCGCCGGACCGGTGGAACAGCGGCAGAATGTCATCATCACGACCGGCCATTACGGCAACTGGGAGGTTGCCGGTACCGCTTTTGCCGCTTTCACCGGCTTGCCGATGACTTCGCTGATGCGGCCGTTCGGCAATCCGTTGATTGGTGAACTGATTCTGCACGGCCGACGCAGCAAGATTCACGAACTGGTCGACAAGTCGGGCGGTATCCGGCCGGTGCTTCGGGCCTTGAAAGCGCACCGGACGGTGGCGTTGCTGGTCGACCAGCATGCTTCCCGTGGCGAAGGGGTGGAAACGGTTTTTTTCGGCCAGCCGTGCCGGACGCACACTTCGCCGGCGCTGCTGCATTTGAAGACCGGTATTCCGATCCTGCCGCAGTTGACGCGGCGCTGCGGTGACAATTTCGAGTTCGAACTGGTGGTCGGCAAGATGATTGAATATCAGCCGACCGGAGATCGCGAGCATGATGTCCGGGTGATCGCGCAGCAGTATACCAGCGCTTTTGAAGAGATGGTCCGGCAGGACCCTGAACAATGGATGTGGGCGCATCGCCGCTGGCTGAACATCAATCGGAAAAGTACGGCGTCAGCGGCAGTCGAAAATGCGGATTCGGCGGTTGTAAAATAG
- the accD gene encoding acetyl-CoA carboxylase, carboxyltransferase subunit beta has product MAIFGSSKTYTTVKSSSRKMEIPDGAWLKCKRCGRTLYNDQLEENFSVCPHCAYHFPMNAVRRIAMLTDENSFVELEAGMRSLDPLGFVDARAYVERLRESEQKTGLNEAVICGFASLEHIPYALGVMDFRFMGASMGSVVGEKITRLIEQATVRKVPAVLVTASGGARMQEGILSLMQMPKTCAALARHAEAKLPYIVLITNPTYGGVTASFASLGDVIISEPDAMVGFAGPRVIQETTNSKLPDGFQTAEFLLEKGLIDLVVERKNLRRELGLFLAYFTK; this is encoded by the coding sequence ATGGCGATATTCGGCAGTTCAAAAACTTATACGACAGTCAAATCCAGCTCCAGAAAGATGGAAATTCCGGATGGCGCCTGGCTGAAATGCAAACGTTGCGGCCGTACGCTGTACAACGATCAACTGGAAGAAAACTTCAGCGTCTGTCCGCATTGCGCCTATCATTTCCCGATGAATGCGGTGCGGCGGATTGCGATGCTGACCGATGAGAACAGTTTTGTCGAGCTGGAAGCCGGCATGCGTTCCCTTGATCCGCTCGGTTTTGTCGATGCCCGCGCTTATGTCGAACGGTTGCGGGAGAGCGAGCAGAAAACCGGCCTGAACGAAGCGGTCATCTGCGGGTTCGCCAGTCTGGAGCATATTCCCTATGCGCTGGGGGTCATGGACTTCCGCTTTATGGGTGCGAGCATGGGATCGGTTGTCGGCGAGAAGATCACCCGCTTGATCGAACAGGCGACGGTGCGCAAGGTGCCGGCGGTGCTGGTGACCGCTTCCGGCGGCGCCCGGATGCAGGAGGGAATTCTGAGTTTGATGCAGATGCCGAAGACCTGTGCGGCGCTGGCCCGCCATGCGGAGGCCAAACTGCCTTACATCGTGCTGATCACCAATCCGACCTATGGCGGGGTTACCGCCAGTTTCGCTTCGCTCGGCGACGTGATTATTTCGGAGCCGGATGCGATGGTGGGCTTCGCCGGTCCGCGGGTCATCCAGGAAACTACCAACTCCAAATTGCCGGATGGTTTCCAGACGGCGGAGTTTCTGCTGGAGAAGGGATTGATCGATCTGGTGGTGGAGCGGAAAAATCTTCGCCGGGAATTGGGACTTTTCCTTGCATATTTCACAAAGTAG
- the dnaX gene encoding DNA polymerase III subunit gamma/tau: MSEYQVIARKWRPQKFADVVGQEHVVRTLKNAIRQQRTAHAYLFVGPRGVGKTTTARIFAKALNCEHPEDGEPCCRCPSCLAIADDSSIDVIEVDAASRNSAENMRDLSEEVMHMPVAGRYKIYIIDEVHMLSKHAWNALLKTVEEPPSHVKFIFATTEAHMVLPTIVSRCQRFDLQPIPTRLILERLVKIARAEQVKVSNGALEAIARAADGGMRDAQSLLDQMIAFFSEGDREIDEMQILSLFGLTAAAELDALLQAMLTNDRAAAVSRIHQLASRGRNLETLFDDILNVLRGIELGYILRNPEEILETDAETVQRYRQLGQLAKPQIVRILLETLAPVGRILHDALNKQIFLESIILKAMREAHAVKLEDVLQRLNQLRQAGELQFVDRVPSLAAQPLPVASHAVPAAEPVVAAPSVSGEAPAAVAVPEPEEPPAAVNVPEPPGDSRRQTVAQWQQLLGALEGKVPPELLESLRGGKMIQVVDKILTVDLGRPAVDPAPESAKLQALWQEITGDWAALLEFKYELENVAVARRLPEQEPAALAVAAEHPLEAADLRVIEEPDEAAEDAAEPEVELAAPAAAAPEPVEEEASGMRSVLGEVEIVNEMRDRPVIKDVLDLFGGEIVDIHG, from the coding sequence ATGAGCGAATATCAGGTAATTGCCCGGAAGTGGCGGCCGCAGAAATTTGCCGATGTCGTCGGCCAGGAACATGTCGTCCGGACGTTGAAAAATGCGATCCGTCAGCAGCGGACCGCGCATGCGTATCTGTTCGTCGGTCCGCGCGGGGTCGGCAAAACTACCACCGCCCGCATTTTTGCCAAGGCGTTGAATTGCGAACACCCGGAAGACGGCGAGCCGTGCTGCCGGTGTCCTTCCTGCCTGGCGATTGCCGATGACAGCAGCATCGATGTCATCGAAGTGGACGCCGCCAGCCGCAATTCGGCGGAAAATATGCGTGACTTGAGTGAAGAGGTCATGCACATGCCGGTGGCCGGCCGTTACAAGATCTACATCATCGACGAAGTGCACATGCTCAGCAAACACGCCTGGAACGCTTTGCTCAAGACGGTGGAAGAGCCGCCGTCGCATGTCAAATTCATTTTTGCCACTACTGAAGCGCATATGGTGCTGCCGACCATCGTGTCGCGCTGCCAGCGCTTCGATCTGCAGCCGATTCCGACCCGGCTGATCCTGGAGCGCCTGGTGAAAATCGCCCGGGCCGAACAGGTGAAGGTTTCCAACGGCGCCTTGGAGGCGATCGCCCGGGCGGCGGACGGCGGCATGCGCGACGCCCAGTCGCTGCTGGACCAGATGATCGCCTTTTTCAGCGAGGGGGACAGGGAGATCGACGAAATGCAGATTCTTTCGCTGTTCGGCCTGACTGCGGCGGCGGAATTGGATGCTTTGCTTCAGGCGATGTTGACCAATGATCGGGCGGCGGCGGTTTCCCGGATTCACCAGTTGGCCAGCCGCGGCCGTAATCTCGAGACTTTGTTCGATGATATTCTGAATGTGCTGCGCGGAATTGAATTGGGTTATATTTTGCGCAATCCGGAGGAAATTCTGGAGACCGATGCCGAAACCGTGCAGCGTTACCGGCAGCTCGGTCAACTGGCCAAGCCGCAGATCGTCCGGATTTTGCTGGAGACGCTGGCGCCGGTCGGCCGGATTCTGCACGATGCGCTGAACAAGCAGATTTTTCTGGAGAGCATCATCCTGAAAGCGATGCGCGAAGCGCATGCGGTGAAGCTGGAAGATGTCCTGCAGCGTTTGAACCAGTTGCGTCAGGCCGGCGAATTGCAGTTTGTCGACCGGGTCCCTTCATTGGCGGCGCAGCCGTTGCCGGTCGCTTCGCATGCGGTGCCGGCGGCGGAACCGGTTGTTGCGGCGCCGTCGGTGAGCGGCGAAGCTCCGGCTGCGGTTGCCGTGCCGGAGCCGGAAGAACCGCCGGCTGCGGTCAACGTGCCGGAACCTCCCGGCGATTCGCGCCGGCAGACGGTTGCCCAATGGCAGCAGTTGCTGGGGGCGCTGGAGGGCAAAGTGCCGCCGGAATTGCTGGAAAGCCTGCGGGGTGGTAAAATGATCCAGGTGGTCGATAAAATTCTGACGGTGGATTTGGGGCGGCCGGCGGTCGACCCGGCGCCGGAGTCAGCCAAACTGCAGGCGCTCTGGCAGGAGATTACCGGCGATTGGGCGGCGCTTCTGGAGTTCAAATATGAGTTGGAAAATGTTGCGGTCGCCCGGCGGCTGCCGGAGCAGGAGCCGGCGGCTTTGGCGGTGGCGGCGGAGCATCCGTTGGAAGCTGCCGATTTGCGGGTGATTGAAGAACCGGATGAGGCGGCAGAAGATGCGGCGGAGCCGGAGGTGGAGTTGGCCGCACCGGCGGCTGCCGCGCCGGAACCGGTGGAAGAAGAGGCGTCCGGGATGCGCAGTGTCCTGGGAGAAGTGGAAATCGTCAATGAAATGCGCGATCGGCCGGTGATCAAGGACGTGCTGGATCTTTTCGGCGGTGAGATTGTGGATATTCATGGTTGA
- a CDS encoding YbaB/EbfC family nucleoid-associated protein yields MFGNLAEMMNVMKKAKEIQGNMKNLKAELAEAEYAGSSGGDRVQVVVSGDLRVKRVVIAADAMKDLVLLEDLTTAAVNAALDNAKCAAQQKMTELTGGIEIPGLF; encoded by the coding sequence ATGTTTGGTAATTTGGCTGAAATGATGAATGTGATGAAAAAGGCCAAAGAGATTCAAGGCAATATGAAGAACCTGAAGGCTGAACTGGCGGAAGCGGAATATGCCGGCAGTTCCGGCGGCGACCGGGTTCAGGTGGTGGTGAGCGGGGATTTGCGGGTGAAGCGGGTCGTGATTGCCGCCGACGCGATGAAGGATTTGGTATTGCTGGAAGATTTGACGACCGCGGCGGTGAATGCCGCTTTGGACAATGCGAAATGCGCCGCGCAGCAGAAGATGACCGAATTGACCGGCGGTATTGAAATTCCGGGTTTATTCTGA